The Aquisphaera giovannonii genome includes a window with the following:
- a CDS encoding ParA family protein translates to MRSVAVTNAKGGVGKSTTAINMAAALAELDRRTLLIDADPSGNAALGYFARGTPSAGLADALLDGARLDEVAVASEFPGLDVVPPGDRLGACSDQMGSTQGLGQGREFRVRRLLKGLAGYDAVVVDTSPVLTPLNVAILYAVADILIPIDPCVAALAGVRALEDLVRTVSEFRLEFTDAGPLTIAGVLITRADRTLVSKQIEAEVRAYFGGLVYPRVVPASVKFREAYARGTPLIHYDRFNPGAAAYRAAAAAYLGGAGAGLASPAGAEGLDDREEDDGRLDYRDAS, encoded by the coding sequence ATGCGGAGCGTTGCGGTAACCAATGCGAAAGGGGGCGTGGGCAAGAGCACGACGGCGATCAACATGGCCGCCGCGCTCGCGGAGCTCGACCGCCGGACGCTCCTGATCGACGCGGACCCGTCCGGCAACGCGGCCCTCGGATACTTCGCCCGCGGCACGCCGTCCGCCGGCCTGGCCGACGCGCTGCTCGACGGCGCGAGGCTGGACGAGGTGGCGGTGGCCTCCGAGTTCCCGGGGCTGGACGTCGTCCCGCCCGGCGATCGGCTGGGCGCCTGCTCCGACCAGATGGGATCCACGCAGGGGCTCGGCCAGGGGCGCGAGTTCCGGGTCCGCCGGCTGCTCAAGGGCCTGGCCGGCTACGACGCCGTCGTCGTCGACACCAGCCCGGTCCTCACGCCGCTGAACGTGGCGATCCTCTACGCGGTGGCCGACATCCTCATCCCGATCGACCCCTGCGTCGCCGCGCTCGCGGGCGTCCGGGCCCTGGAGGATCTCGTCCGCACGGTGAGCGAGTTCCGCCTCGAGTTCACCGACGCCGGGCCGCTGACCATCGCCGGCGTCCTGATCACGAGGGCGGACCGGACGCTGGTCTCCAAGCAGATCGAGGCCGAGGTGCGGGCCTACTTCGGCGGGCTCGTCTATCCCCGGGTGGTGCCCGCGTCGGTCAAGTTCCGCGAGGCCTACGCCCGGGGGACGCCGCTGATCCACTACGACCGGTTCAACCCGGGGGCGGCCGCCTACCGCGCCGCGGCCGCCGCCTACCTGGGCGGGGCGGGCGCCGGGCTGGCGTCGCCGGCGGGGGCGGAAGGGCTCGACGATCGCGAGGAGGACGACGGGCGCCTCGACTACCGGGACGCGTCGTGA